The Kluyvera intermedia genome window below encodes:
- a CDS encoding 2-hydroxyacid dehydrogenase produces the protein MKIAVYSTKQYDKKYLQSVNQAYGFELEFFDFLLTEKTAKTAHGCEAVCIFVNDDGSRPVLEELKNNGVKYIALRCAGFNNVDLDAAKELGLRVVRVPAYSPEAVAEHAIGMMMTLNRRIHRAYQRTRDANFSLEGLTGFTMYGKTAGVIGTGKIGIAALRILKGFGMRLLAFDPYPSAAALELGVEYVDLPTLFAESDVISLHCPLTAENYHLLNTSAFEKMKNGVMIVNTSRGALIDSQAAIEALKTQKIGALGMDVYENERDLFFEDKSNDVIQDDVFRRLSACHNVLFTGHQAFLTAEALTSISETTLENLRQIDTNSDCPNAIA, from the coding sequence ATGAAAATCGCCGTCTACAGCACCAAGCAGTACGACAAAAAGTATCTGCAAAGTGTGAATCAGGCATATGGCTTTGAACTTGAGTTTTTCGATTTTCTGCTGACGGAAAAAACCGCCAAAACCGCACATGGTTGTGAAGCGGTCTGTATTTTCGTCAACGACGACGGTAGCCGTCCGGTCCTTGAAGAGTTGAAAAATAACGGCGTGAAGTACATCGCGCTGCGCTGTGCGGGCTTTAACAACGTTGACCTTGACGCGGCAAAAGAGCTCGGCCTGCGCGTAGTACGCGTTCCGGCCTATTCTCCGGAAGCGGTCGCAGAACATGCCATTGGTATGATGATGACCCTGAACCGCCGAATTCATCGTGCTTATCAGCGCACCCGTGACGCCAACTTCTCGCTTGAAGGGCTGACCGGCTTTACCATGTACGGTAAAACGGCTGGCGTGATTGGTACCGGCAAAATCGGTATTGCCGCGCTGCGGATTCTGAAAGGTTTTGGCATGCGTCTGTTAGCCTTTGACCCGTATCCAAGTGCCGCAGCGCTGGAGCTGGGCGTGGAGTACGTCGACCTGCCAACGCTGTTTGCCGAGTCTGATGTTATCTCTCTGCACTGCCCGCTCACCGCGGAGAACTACCATCTACTTAACACCAGTGCGTTTGAGAAGATGAAAAATGGTGTGATGATCGTCAACACCAGTCGCGGTGCGTTAATTGATTCTCAGGCCGCAATAGAAGCGTTGAAAACGCAGAAAATTGGCGCGCTGGGGATGGACGTGTATGAGAACGAGCGCGATTTGTTCTTTGAAGATAAGTCTAATGACGTGATTCAGGATGATGTGTTCCGCCGCCTTTCCGCCTGCCATAACGTGCTGTTTACCGGCCATCAGGCATTTTTGACCGCGGAAGCCTTAACCAGCATTTCTGAAACGACGCTGGAAAACCTGCGTCAGATTGACACGAATAGCGATTGTCCAAACGCCATCGCTTAA
- the hslJ gene encoding heat shock protein HslJ — MKKTLFLLAAATLISGCVYNSKVFTGGDQLQHHRFVLESVNGQPVKGNGTPLELSFGEKQLLNKIYISGTMCNGFSGTATLANGELTATDLAMTRKLCTYAKLNELDRTLTTMLRQGAQIDLTESQLTLATADQTLSYKLADLVH; from the coding sequence ATGAAGAAAACCTTATTCCTCCTGGCAGCAGCCACGCTCATTTCCGGCTGCGTTTACAACAGCAAAGTGTTTACCGGCGGCGATCAGCTACAGCATCATCGCTTTGTCCTGGAAAGCGTTAACGGTCAACCGGTGAAAGGCAATGGCACACCGCTGGAACTCAGCTTTGGTGAAAAGCAGTTGCTGAACAAAATTTATATCTCCGGCACCATGTGTAATGGTTTTTCCGGTACTGCGACTCTCGCCAATGGTGAGCTGACCGCAACGGATCTGGCGATGACCCGCAAGCTGTGTACCTACGCCAAGCTCAACGAACTGGATAGAACGCTGACCACCATGTTACGTCAGGGCGCTCAGATTGATTTAACCGAATCACAGCTGACACTTGCCACCGCCGATCAGACGCTCAGCTACAAGCTTGCCGATCTGGTGCACTAA
- a CDS encoding DUF333 domain-containing protein — protein sequence MRAAFLVGCAALLLSACSSEPVQQATAAHVTPGMRAAMSSSGDANCAMIGGTLSAARQLDGSSIGMCALPNGKRCSEQSLAVGSCGSY from the coding sequence ATGCGAGCTGCGTTTTTAGTTGGGTGTGCGGCGTTGTTATTGTCTGCGTGCAGCAGTGAACCTGTTCAGCAGGCCACCGCGGCACACGTTACGCCGGGAATGAGAGCGGCAATGTCGAGTTCAGGCGACGCGAATTGCGCCATGATTGGCGGTACGCTCTCTGCTGCACGCCAGCTCGATGGCTCCAGCATCGGCATGTGCGCGCTGCCTAATGGCAAGCGATGCAGCGAGCAATCTCTTGCGGTCGGCAGCTGCGGAAGCTACTAA
- the nifJ gene encoding pyruvate:ferredoxin (flavodoxin) oxidoreductase, whose translation MITIDGNGAVASVAFRTSEVIAIYPITPSSTMAEQADAWSGNGLKNVWGDVPRVVEMQSEAGAIATVHGALQTGALSTSFTSSQGLLLMIPTLYKLAGELTPFVLHVAARTVATHALSIFGDHSDVMAIRQTGCAMLCAGSVQEAQDFALISHIATLKSRVPFIHFFDGFRTSHEINKIVPMSDDTIRSLLPHDEIAAHRARALNPEHPIIRGTSANPDTYFQSREATNPWYNAVYDHVEQAMNDFADATGRHYKPFEYYGHPQAERVIVIMGSAIGTCEEVVDELLSQGEKVGVLKVRLYRPFSAEHLLQALPDSVRSVAVLDRTKEPGALAEPLYLDVMTALAEAFNQGLRKTLPRVIGGRYGLSSKEFGPDCVLAIFNELSSAKPKSRFTVGIYDDVTNLSLPLPENTLPSTARLEALFYGLGSDGSVSATKNNIKIIGNSTPWFAQGYFVYDSKKAGGLTVSHLRVSDNPIRSAYLVAQADFVGCHQLQFIDKYQMAERLKPGGIFLLNTPYSADEVWARLPQEVQAVLNQKKARFYVINAAKIARECGLAARINTVMQMAFFHLTQILPGDSALMELQNAIAKSYSSKGQDLVERNWQALALARESLAEVPLQQVNASSPNRPPVVSDAAPDFVKTVTAAMLAGLGDALPVSALPPDGTWPVGTTRWEKRNIAEEIPIWKEELCTQCNHCVAACPHSAIRAKVVSPEAMESAPDSLHSLDVKSRDMRGQKYVLQVAPEDCTGCNLCVEVCPAKDRQNPEIKAINMMSRLDHVEEEKVNYDFFLDLPEIDRSKLERIDIRTSQLITPLFEYSGACSGCGETPYIKLLTQLYGDRMLIANATGCSSIYGGNLPSTPYTTDINGRGPAWANSLFEDNAEFGLGFRLTVDQHRQRVMRLLESFTDNIPAELNDALHSEATPEVRREQVAALRTALAGVEGAEELLTDADALVDKSIWLIGGDGWAYDIGFGGLDHVMSLTENVNILVLDTQCYSNTGGQASKATPLGAVTKFGEHGKRKARKDLGVSMMMYGHVYVAQISLGAQLNQTVKAIQEAESYPGPSLIIAYSPCEEHGYDLALSHDQMRQLTATGFWPLFRFDPRRADEGKIPLALDSRPPSDALAETLMNEQRFRRLNSQQPEVAEQLWKDAAVDLQKRYDFLAQLAGKAEKATPQE comes from the coding sequence ATGATCACAATTGACGGTAATGGTGCGGTCGCCTCGGTTGCATTTCGCACCAGCGAAGTCATCGCCATTTATCCGATTACGCCAAGCTCTACCATGGCGGAACAGGCTGATGCCTGGTCGGGTAACGGGCTAAAAAACGTGTGGGGTGACGTGCCACGCGTCGTCGAGATGCAGTCAGAGGCCGGTGCCATTGCCACCGTGCATGGCGCATTGCAAACCGGCGCGCTATCGACCTCGTTCACCTCATCGCAGGGTCTGCTGCTGATGATCCCGACGCTGTACAAACTGGCCGGTGAGTTGACGCCATTTGTTCTGCACGTCGCCGCGCGTACGGTTGCCACCCACGCCCTCTCCATCTTTGGCGATCATTCCGACGTGATGGCGATTCGCCAGACCGGCTGCGCCATGTTGTGCGCCGGGAGCGTGCAGGAAGCACAGGACTTCGCGCTGATTTCCCATATTGCAACGCTCAAAAGCCGGGTGCCTTTTATTCATTTCTTCGATGGTTTCCGCACTTCGCACGAGATTAATAAAATCGTGCCGATGTCTGATGACACCATTCGTAGCCTGTTGCCGCACGATGAAATTGCCGCCCACCGCGCCCGGGCGCTAAATCCTGAACACCCGATTATTCGCGGTACTTCGGCGAACCCGGACACCTACTTCCAGTCTCGCGAAGCGACAAACCCATGGTACAACGCGGTCTACGACCATGTTGAGCAGGCCATGAATGATTTTGCCGATGCGACGGGCCGTCACTACAAACCGTTCGAATACTACGGTCATCCACAGGCTGAACGCGTTATCGTGATTATGGGTTCCGCCATCGGCACCTGCGAGGAAGTGGTCGATGAACTGCTAAGCCAGGGTGAAAAAGTCGGCGTGCTAAAAGTGCGTCTCTATCGTCCGTTTTCCGCCGAACATCTGCTGCAAGCGCTACCAGACAGCGTACGTAGCGTGGCGGTTCTCGACCGCACCAAGGAACCGGGCGCTTTGGCTGAACCGTTGTATCTTGATGTGATGACCGCGCTCGCCGAAGCCTTTAACCAGGGACTGCGGAAAACGCTGCCACGGGTCATTGGTGGCCGTTACGGCCTCTCGTCGAAAGAATTTGGCCCGGACTGCGTGCTGGCGATTTTCAATGAGCTATCGTCAGCGAAGCCAAAATCCCGCTTCACCGTCGGGATTTATGATGATGTGACTAACCTCTCCTTGCCGCTGCCGGAAAATACCTTACCGTCAACTGCGCGCCTGGAAGCGCTGTTCTACGGCTTGGGCAGCGATGGCAGCGTGTCAGCGACCAAGAACAACATCAAGATTATCGGTAATTCGACCCCATGGTTTGCGCAGGGTTACTTCGTTTATGACTCCAAAAAGGCCGGTGGCCTGACGGTATCGCACCTGCGCGTGAGCGATAACCCGATTCGATCCGCGTATCTGGTGGCACAGGCGGATTTCGTGGGCTGTCACCAGTTGCAGTTTATTGATAAATACCAGATGGCCGAGCGCTTGAAGCCCGGCGGTATTTTCTTGCTCAATACGCCTTACAGCGCCGATGAAGTGTGGGCACGCCTGCCACAAGAAGTTCAGGCGGTGCTGAACCAGAAAAAAGCGCGTTTTTATGTTATCAACGCCGCTAAAATTGCCCGCGAATGCGGCCTGGCGGCGCGTATCAACACCGTTATGCAGATGGCATTCTTCCATCTGACGCAGATTCTGCCGGGTGATAGCGCGCTGATGGAACTGCAAAACGCCATCGCCAAAAGCTACAGCAGCAAAGGGCAGGATCTGGTTGAGCGTAACTGGCAGGCCCTGGCGCTGGCTCGTGAATCACTGGCTGAGGTACCGTTGCAGCAGGTTAATGCCAGCAGCCCGAATCGTCCGCCCGTGGTCTCCGATGCGGCGCCAGACTTTGTCAAAACCGTCACGGCCGCGATGCTCGCAGGGCTTGGCGACGCTCTGCCGGTTTCCGCGTTGCCACCTGACGGGACCTGGCCGGTCGGCACCACCCGCTGGGAAAAACGCAATATCGCCGAAGAGATCCCTATCTGGAAGGAAGAGTTGTGTACCCAGTGTAACCACTGCGTCGCCGCCTGCCCTCACTCAGCTATTCGCGCGAAAGTTGTTTCACCAGAGGCCATGGAGAGCGCACCTGATTCCCTGCATTCGCTGGACGTGAAATCGCGCGATATGCGCGGTCAGAAATACGTGCTGCAGGTGGCTCCGGAAGACTGCACCGGCTGTAACCTATGCGTAGAGGTTTGCCCGGCGAAAGACCGTCAGAACCCGGAAATCAAGGCCATCAATATGATGTCGCGCCTCGACCACGTTGAAGAAGAAAAAGTGAACTACGACTTCTTCCTCGACCTACCGGAAATCGACCGCAGCAAACTTGAGCGCATTGATATTCGTACCTCGCAGCTTATCACCCCGCTGTTTGAATACTCCGGCGCCTGCTCCGGCTGCGGTGAAACGCCGTATATCAAACTGCTGACCCAGCTATACGGCGACCGTATGTTAATTGCTAACGCCACCGGCTGTTCATCTATTTACGGCGGTAACCTGCCTTCCACGCCGTACACCACCGACATCAACGGTCGTGGCCCGGCATGGGCCAACTCGCTGTTTGAAGATAACGCCGAGTTTGGTCTGGGCTTCCGTTTAACGGTCGATCAACACCGTCAGCGCGTGATGCGCTTGCTGGAGAGTTTCACCGATAACATTCCCGCTGAGCTTAACGACGCGCTGCATAGTGAGGCGACGCCGGAAGTCCGTCGTGAACAAGTTGCCGCACTTCGGACGGCGCTGGCTGGCGTTGAAGGTGCAGAAGAACTGTTGACCGATGCGGATGCGCTGGTCGATAAATCCATCTGGCTGATTGGCGGCGACGGCTGGGCATACGATATTGGCTTTGGTGGGCTGGATCACGTGATGAGCTTGACCGAGAACGTCAATATTCTGGTGCTTGATACCCAGTGCTACTCCAACACCGGCGGACAAGCTTCAAAAGCCACCCCGCTGGGTGCGGTCACCAAATTTGGCGAGCATGGCAAGCGCAAGGCGCGTAAAGACCTGGGCGTAAGCATGATGATGTACGGTCACGTTTATGTCGCCCAGATTTCACTGGGAGCGCAGCTTAATCAGACGGTGAAAGCCATTCAGGAAGCAGAGTCTTATCCGGGGCCGTCGCTGATTATCGCTTACAGTCCATGTGAAGAGCACGGTTACGATCTGGCGCTGAGCCACGATCAGATGCGTCAGTTAACCGCTACCGGTTTCTGGCCGCTGTTCCGCTTTGATCCTCGTCGTGCTGATGAAGGGAAAATCCCACTGGCGCTGGACTCCCGTCCACCATCAGATGCGCTTGCTGAGACACTGATGAACGAACAGCGCTTCCGTCGCCTGAACAGCCAGCAGCCTGAAGTGGCCGAGCAGCTGTGGAAGGACGCGGCAGTAGATCTGCAAAAACGCTACGATTTCTTAGCGCAGCTTGCAGGTAAGGCGGAGAAAGCGACGCCGCAGGAGTAA
- the ompC gene encoding porin OmpC translates to MNRKVLALVIPALLAAGAAHAAEIYNKDGNKLDLYGKVDGLHYFSSDSNSDGDQSYVRFGFKGETQINDMLTGYGQWEYNVQANDTENTDASTAWTRLGFAGIKVGDYGSFDYGRNYGVLYDVEGWTDMLPEFGGDSYTKADNYMTGRANGVATYRNNDFFGLVDGLNFALQYQGKNENPGSGEGTNNGDRSVRNANGDGFGISTSYDLGMGVSFAAAYASSDRTNDQINAYDINRQNANGDKADAWTTGLKYDANNVYLAAMYAETRNMTPYGSSTSLNGGGIANKTQNFEVTAQYQFDFGLRPAISYLQSKGKDLDLVNGGTTDKDLVKYLDLGATYYFNKNMSTYVDYKINLLNDNDNGNFYADNGINTDNVVAMGLVYQF, encoded by the coding sequence ATGAACAGAAAAGTACTGGCCCTCGTAATTCCTGCTCTGCTCGCAGCAGGCGCAGCTCATGCCGCAGAAATTTATAATAAAGACGGCAACAAATTAGATCTCTACGGCAAGGTAGATGGTCTGCATTATTTCTCCAGCGATTCCAACAGTGATGGTGATCAAAGCTATGTCCGCTTTGGTTTCAAAGGTGAGACTCAAATTAACGATATGCTGACTGGTTATGGTCAGTGGGAATATAACGTTCAAGCTAATGATACCGAAAACACAGATGCAAGTACTGCCTGGACTCGTCTGGGCTTTGCAGGTATCAAAGTTGGTGATTACGGTTCATTCGATTACGGTCGTAACTATGGCGTACTATACGACGTAGAAGGCTGGACTGACATGTTGCCAGAATTCGGTGGTGACTCCTATACCAAAGCTGACAACTACATGACCGGTCGTGCTAATGGTGTTGCAACCTACCGTAACAATGATTTCTTCGGGCTTGTGGATGGTCTGAACTTTGCTCTGCAGTATCAGGGTAAGAATGAAAACCCAGGCAGCGGTGAAGGTACTAACAATGGCGACCGTAGCGTACGTAACGCGAATGGTGATGGTTTCGGCATCTCTACTTCATACGATTTAGGTATGGGCGTAAGCTTTGCTGCAGCGTATGCATCTTCTGATCGTACTAATGATCAGATCAATGCTTACGACATTAACCGCCAAAATGCTAATGGCGACAAAGCTGACGCATGGACAACAGGCCTGAAGTACGATGCTAATAACGTCTATCTGGCCGCTATGTATGCTGAAACTCGTAATATGACCCCATATGGTAGCTCTACCAGCCTCAATGGTGGCGGTATTGCAAACAAGACGCAGAACTTTGAAGTTACTGCTCAGTACCAATTTGATTTTGGCCTGCGTCCAGCCATTTCTTATCTGCAGTCTAAAGGTAAAGACTTGGATCTGGTTAATGGCGGAACCACTGATAAAGATCTGGTTAAATACTTAGATCTGGGCGCAACCTATTATTTCAACAAAAACATGTCCACCTACGTTGATTACAAAATCAACCTGCTGAACGATAACGATAACGGAAACTTCTACGCTGACAACGGTATCAACACTGATAACGTTGTTGCGATGGGTCTGGTTTACCAGTTCTAA
- a CDS encoding heavy-metal-associated domain-containing protein, producing MKKAVILALMMVTPFGWAADKLVTIDVGEMNCPLCVISINQALRTTDGVIKAKASLKTRQAQVVVPENFDNQQLLAAIAKTGFKGEIHGESVVQ from the coding sequence ATGAAAAAGGCCGTAATTCTGGCATTAATGATGGTAACGCCGTTTGGCTGGGCGGCCGATAAGCTGGTAACCATTGATGTTGGCGAGATGAATTGCCCGCTATGCGTGATTTCGATTAACCAGGCTCTACGGACTACCGATGGCGTAATTAAGGCGAAAGCGTCTTTAAAAACACGTCAGGCGCAGGTCGTGGTGCCGGAGAATTTTGATAATCAGCAGCTACTGGCGGCGATTGCCAAAACCGGGTTTAAAGGCGAGATCCACGGAGAAAGCGTGGTGCAGTGA
- a CDS encoding transglutaminase-like domain-containing protein, which translates to MERRHFLKGAAALSTLGLVSPVFAKTEAKAQPAVSSSGKYRRFVMTQTYSLKAPEGSSGKVNLWIPIPEETAFQQLLALSFSGNYQTAALNANNRYGAKVLFVTWPASSGPLEIKVEMEIETRDWEVLKDNRLADWQLPVDGVVIPDEIKPFLHATPHIPVDGLVKETALKIIGSEKAPLKQARLIHDWVSTHMHRDDAVIGCGTGDVGEILKTGKLGGKCTDINSVFVALCRAVGIPAREMFGIRLGASRKLDSYSKKAFGSADAQGVAKVSGGQHCRAMFWLAGFGWMPADPADVTKMRLTEKKENGDPAVTAVNDYLFGNWEMNWVGFNHGRDFALSPAAEQGDINNLGYPYAEVDGDPLNFYDPAAFSYDYVSIEQH; encoded by the coding sequence ATGGAAAGGCGTCACTTTCTAAAAGGTGCTGCGGCACTCTCTACGCTTGGTCTGGTTAGCCCGGTCTTTGCGAAAACAGAAGCAAAAGCGCAGCCTGCGGTTTCGTCTTCGGGGAAATACCGCCGTTTTGTGATGACGCAAACCTATAGCCTGAAAGCGCCAGAGGGTTCTTCCGGCAAGGTGAATTTGTGGATCCCCATCCCGGAAGAGACAGCCTTCCAGCAACTGTTGGCGCTTTCATTTAGCGGGAATTACCAGACTGCGGCGCTTAACGCCAATAATCGCTACGGTGCAAAAGTTCTGTTTGTCACCTGGCCCGCATCCAGCGGCCCGCTCGAGATTAAGGTTGAGATGGAAATCGAAACCCGCGATTGGGAAGTGCTGAAGGATAATCGCCTGGCCGACTGGCAACTGCCGGTCGATGGTGTGGTGATCCCAGATGAGATCAAACCGTTCCTGCATGCCACCCCGCATATTCCCGTTGACGGCCTGGTAAAAGAGACCGCGCTGAAAATTATCGGGAGTGAAAAAGCACCGCTAAAACAAGCTCGCTTGATTCATGATTGGGTCAGTACCCATATGCATCGCGATGATGCGGTGATTGGCTGCGGTACTGGTGATGTCGGCGAAATCCTCAAAACCGGCAAACTTGGCGGTAAATGCACCGACATTAACTCCGTATTCGTGGCGCTGTGCCGCGCGGTGGGTATTCCGGCGCGTGAAATGTTCGGCATTCGTTTAGGGGCCAGCCGTAAGCTTGATAGCTACTCCAAAAAAGCGTTCGGTAGCGCCGATGCGCAGGGCGTGGCGAAAGTCAGTGGTGGTCAACACTGCCGCGCCATGTTCTGGCTGGCCGGTTTTGGCTGGATGCCAGCCGATCCGGCTGATGTGACGAAAATGCGTCTGACCGAGAAGAAAGAAAACGGCGATCCGGCGGTGACGGCGGTGAACGATTACCTGTTCGGTAACTGGGAAATGAACTGGGTTGGTTTTAACCACGGTCGCGACTTTGCGCTGTCGCCGGCAGCTGAGCAGGGCGATATCAATAATCTCGGCTATCCATACGCTGAAGTCGACGGCGATCCGCTGAATTTCTACGATCCTGCTGCATTTAGCTACGATTATGTCAGCATCGAACAGCATTAA
- the ttcA gene encoding tRNA 2-thiocytidine(32) synthetase TtcA, protein MQQNQEANKKEQYNLNKLQKRLRRNVGSAIADFNMIEDGDRIMVCLSGGKDSYTMLEILRNLQQSAPISFSLVAVNLDQKQPGFPEHILPEYLEKLGVEYKIVEENTYGIVKEKIPEGKTTCSLCSRLRRGILYRTATELGATKIALGHHRDDILQTLFLNMFYGGKMKGMPPKLMSDDGKHIVIRPLAYCREKDIERFAQAKEYPIIPCNLCGSQPNLQRQVIGDMLRDWDKRYPGRIETMFSAMQNVVPSHLSDTSLFDFKALTHDSEVVDGGDLAFDREELPLQPVGWQPEEEDGQLDELRLNVVEVK, encoded by the coding sequence ATGCAACAAAATCAAGAAGCTAACAAAAAAGAACAATACAACCTGAATAAATTACAGAAGCGTCTGCGTCGCAACGTGGGCTCGGCCATTGCTGACTTCAATATGATTGAAGATGGCGATCGCATTATGGTTTGCCTGTCCGGTGGTAAAGATAGCTACACCATGCTTGAGATCCTGCGTAATTTGCAGCAGAGCGCGCCCATCAGTTTTAGTCTGGTCGCCGTTAACCTCGATCAGAAGCAACCAGGATTCCCTGAGCATATTCTGCCGGAGTATCTGGAAAAACTGGGTGTCGAGTACAAAATTGTCGAAGAAAACACTTACGGCATCGTGAAAGAGAAGATCCCGGAAGGCAAAACCACCTGCTCACTGTGCTCACGTCTGCGTCGTGGCATTCTTTACCGCACGGCGACGGAACTGGGCGCGACCAAAATTGCGCTTGGTCATCATCGCGATGACATTTTGCAGACCCTTTTCCTCAACATGTTCTACGGCGGCAAGATGAAAGGCATGCCACCGAAGCTGATGAGTGACGACGGTAAACACATCGTTATCCGCCCGCTGGCCTACTGCCGCGAAAAAGACATCGAGCGTTTTGCACAGGCCAAAGAATACCCGATTATTCCATGCAACCTGTGCGGTTCACAGCCGAACCTTCAGCGTCAGGTTATTGGCGACATGCTGCGCGACTGGGACAAACGTTATCCGGGTCGTATCGAAACCATGTTCAGCGCCATGCAGAATGTGGTGCCATCGCACCTGAGCGATACCAGTCTGTTTGATTTCAAAGCGCTGACGCACGATTCTGAAGTGGTTGACGGTGGCGATCTGGCGTTTGACCGGGAAGAGTTGCCGTTACAGCCTGTAGGCTGGCAGCCTGAAGAAGAAGACGGTCAGTTAGATGAACTGCGTCTGAATGTCGTTGAAGTGAAGTAA
- the dbpA gene encoding ATP-dependent RNA helicase DbpA gives MTAFATLNALPAAQLDNLNDLGYLSMTPVQAAALPAILAGKDVRVQAKTGSGKTAAFGLGLLQHVDASLFQTQSLVLCPTRELADQVAGEIRRLARFLPNIKVLTLCGGQPFGAQRDSLQHAPHIIVATPGRLLDHLQKGTVSLEALQTLVMDEADRMLDMGFSDAINEVIRFAPASRQTLLFSATWPEAIAAISGRVQREPETIEIDSVDALPAVEQQFFDVPRHGKIALLQQLLSQHQPASCVVFCNTKKDCQAVYEELNAAGQSTIALHGDLEQRDRDQTLVRFANGSARILVATDVAARGLDIKSLAMVVNYELAWDPEVHVHRIGRTARAGNSGLAVSFCAPEEAQRANILAEMLNIKLNWMPEPAKARIVPLEPEMATLCIDGGKKAKMRAGDVLGALTGDMGLAGADIGKIDVHPAHVYVAVRAGVAHQAFKLLQKGKIKGKACRARLLK, from the coding sequence GTGACCGCTTTTGCCACCCTCAATGCACTGCCAGCCGCCCAGCTAGACAACCTGAACGACCTTGGCTATCTCTCCATGACCCCGGTTCAGGCGGCTGCGCTACCCGCGATCCTTGCTGGCAAGGACGTGCGTGTGCAGGCAAAAACCGGCAGCGGTAAAACGGCTGCGTTTGGTCTTGGCCTGCTACAACACGTCGATGCCAGCCTGTTCCAGACCCAGTCGCTGGTGCTGTGCCCGACGCGTGAACTGGCCGACCAGGTTGCGGGGGAGATCCGCCGTCTGGCGCGTTTTCTGCCAAACATTAAAGTTCTGACGCTTTGCGGCGGCCAGCCGTTTGGCGCGCAGCGTGACTCTTTGCAGCATGCGCCGCACATTATTGTCGCCACGCCAGGCCGTCTGCTTGACCATTTACAGAAAGGCACCGTGTCACTGGAAGCATTGCAAACGCTGGTGATGGATGAAGCGGACCGCATGCTGGATATGGGCTTTAGTGATGCCATTAACGAAGTTATTCGCTTCGCACCGGCATCACGTCAGACGCTACTGTTTTCCGCTACCTGGCCGGAGGCGATTGCGGCAATCAGCGGACGCGTGCAGCGCGAACCGGAAACCATTGAGATCGACTCTGTTGATGCACTGCCTGCGGTTGAGCAACAGTTTTTCGATGTTCCACGTCACGGGAAAATCGCCTTGCTGCAACAGCTGCTGAGTCAGCATCAGCCAGCATCATGCGTCGTCTTCTGCAACACTAAAAAAGATTGCCAGGCCGTGTATGAAGAGCTGAATGCCGCAGGGCAAAGCACCATTGCGCTGCACGGCGATCTTGAGCAGCGCGACCGTGACCAGACGCTGGTGCGTTTTGCCAACGGCAGTGCACGCATCCTGGTGGCAACCGATGTGGCCGCGCGTGGTCTGGATATTAAATCGCTGGCGATGGTCGTGAACTACGAACTCGCATGGGATCCGGAAGTCCACGTACACCGTATTGGTCGTACTGCTCGTGCGGGTAACAGCGGTCTGGCGGTCAGCTTCTGCGCACCGGAAGAGGCACAGCGTGCCAATATCCTCGCTGAAATGCTGAATATTAAGCTGAACTGGATGCCAGAACCGGCAAAAGCGCGCATCGTGCCGCTGGAGCCTGAAATGGCGACCTTGTGCATTGACGGTGGTAAAAAAGCCAAAATGCGCGCTGGCGATGTGTTGGGTGCATTAACCGGCGATATGGGATTGGCGGGGGCTGATATCGGTAAGATTGATGTCCATCCGGCGCACGTATACGTCGCTGTACGTGCAGGCGTGGCTCACCAGGCGTTTAAACTGTTACAGAAAGGCAAGATTAAAGGCAAGGCGTGTCGTGCGCGTTTGCTGAAATAA